The Maridesulfovibrio hydrothermalis AM13 = DSM 14728 DNA window AAGAATCAGCCTATGGCGATTCTTTCAGCAGTTATCAATGCTCTGGGAAGTTATCACCCTGAATTATACGATATCAACAATAAATCTGAATTCTTTTTGGCGGTGGGAAAGATCATTTCCAAAGTCAGAACCATTGCGGCATTTTCATACCGCAAATCCATAGGCAGACCTTTCGTATATCCTGATCCGGAACTGAGTTATTGCCATAACTTTTTGCACATGATGTTCTCCATCCCCTTCAAACAATATGATCCGCCGATTGAAGCGGTAAAAGCCCTGTCACTTATCTTTCAGCTGCATGCAGACCATGAACAGAACTGCTCCACATCCACAGTGAGGATGGTAGGCTCAACGCAGGCGAATATTTTCGCGTCCGTATCATCCGGAATCTGCGCTCTCTGGGGCAGACTGCACGGAGGAGCCAACGCAGCTGTTATCGATATGCTGGAAAACATAAAAAACGGTGACTACACAATTGATGAATACATCGCAAAGGTTAAAAAGAAAGAATGTCGCCTGATGGGATTCGGGCATCGCATTTACAAAAGCTTTGACCCCCGCGCAAGAATCCTCAAAAAAGCAACTCATGACCTGCTTCAGCACGGCTTCAATGACGAGCTGCTGGACATTGCCATGCAGCTTGAAGAAAAAGCCCTGTCAGATGACTACTTCACCGAAAGGAAGCTCTATCCCAATGTGGATTTCTATTCCGGTATCATTTTAAGAGCACTTGGAATTCCAGTGGCAATGTTCCCGGTAATGTTCGCCATAGGAAGAATGCCCGGCTGGATTGCACACTGGTATGAAGATTTCAGCAACCCCAATACCAGAATCAACCGCCCCAGACAGATTTATACCGGAGAAACACCGAGAAACTACGTGCCCATAGATTTTAGAAAATAATCAGCAGAGCACAGTTGAGTCAGATAAATATAAGCCCGGAATCAAGGCCCCGCAAGGCATTATGATTTCGGGCTTTTCACTTCAGATAAGTTTGAAAATTTATTTTAAAAAATAATAAATTTTCAACAAAAAGTACTTGCTATTTACATGAGTTCCACTTAAAAAGTCATCTCCGTGCCGAAGTGGTGGAATTGGTAGACACGCTAGGTTCAGGGTCTAGTGGAGGTTTCTCCGTGGAAGTTCGAGTCTTCTCTTCGGCACCATTTTTCTAAGGTGTCACAGCCAAATGGTTGTGACACCTATTTTTTTGTCTTTAAAAAAATCTCCAATCACCCTGAAAAAGCCTATCCCCAAGTACTTTTTGGTAAAAAGGGTCAAAACACATAATCAAAACTGTGACTGATCACAAATTATGAATAATGTTTGAAACGGCTTTTTCAGGGCTGACCAGTCAACTTATTTATAAGCCATAGTAGCTTTAACAGCTTTCTGCCAACCTGCGTAAAGCTTGCCGGACTCTTCCGCTCCCATCTTAGGAGCGAATTCACGGTCTACACCGAAGTTCTTAATAATGTCATTCTTATCTGTCCAGAATCCAACAGCAAGACCAGCAAGATATGCTGCGCCGAGAGCTGTTGTTTCAATGCACATCGGGCGCTCTACAGGAGTTCCAAGCATATCTGCCTGAATCTGCAGAATGAGGTCGTTGGCAACAGCACCACCGTCTACGCGAAGTTTTTCAAGCTTGATACCTGAATCTGCCTCCATAGCGGAAAGTACATCTTTGGTCTGATAGCACAACGATTCCAGTGTGGCGCGAATGAAGTGTTCTTTCGTTGTAGCGCGGGTCAAACCAAAAACAGCTCCGCGAACTTCTGAATCCCAGTATGGAGCACCAAGACCAACAAAAGCCGGTACAAGGTAAACACCCTCAGAACTGGGTACACGGGTTGCGTAAAGCTCACTGTCTTTAGCTTCTCTGAACATTCTCATACCGTCACGCAGCCACTGGATGGCTGAACCTGCTACGAAGATAGATCCTTCAAGAGCGTATTCAACCTTTCCATCAACACCCCATGCAATCGTGGTGAGCAGACCATTCTTAGATGGGACGGCTTTCTCGCCGGTATTCATAAGCATGAAACAACCGGTGCCGTATGTGTTTTTAGCCATACCTTTGCTGAAGCAAGCCTGCCCGAACAGAGCCGCCTGCTGATCGCCAGCCATACCCGAGATAGGTACTTCAAGACCCTGGAACTTTTCTTTCAGTGTTGTTCCATAAACTTCTGAAGAAGGCCGAACTTCAGGAAGCATACAAGCGGGGACATTGAGAGCATCAAGAAGCTCTTCATCCCATTTGAGATCATGAATATTATACATGAGTGTTCTGGAAGCATTGGTGTAATCTGTTACATGAACTTTACCACCGGTTAATTTCCAGAGCAGCCATGTGTCAATGGTACCAAAAAGCAAATCGCCTTTTTCAGCTTTTTCGCGAGCACCATCAACATTGTCGAGAATCCATTTAACTTTAGTACCGGAGAAATAAGCATCAATAAGCAAACCGGTCTTTTCCCTGAAGATGGGGTCAAGACCTTTTTCCTTAAGTTCGTTACAAATATCCATTGTCTGGCGGGACTGCCATACAATAGCATTATAAACTGGTTTACCGGTATTTTTATCCCAGACAACAGTTGTTTCACGCTGGTTGGTAATACCGATGGTAGCAATTTCAGAGCCGGAGATATCTGGATGAGCCAAGGCTTCGGCTACTACAGACTGTACAGAAGACCAGATTTCCATTGCATCATGTTCAACCCATCCCGAATGCGGAAAAATCTGGGTAAATTCTTTTTGGGTTACGTTAACAATGTCGCCCTTTTTGTTAAAAACAATAGCACGTGAACTTGTCGTTCCCTGGTCAATAGACAGAACATACTTCTTACTCATTTTTATTTCCCTCTGTAAATAAGGTTAAGATATCTTCATCCACAACAATAGATCGAGTTCATTTACTCTGAATTTAAGTCTTAGCCGACAAGAACTTTGTACAGCATAGCACCGGCAACGCCACCGCAAATAGGACCTAATACAGGAACCCATGCATAGCCCCAGCCGGAATCGCCTTTACCGGGAATAGGCAGCAGCATATGAGCAATTCTAGGAGCAAGGTCACGAGCAGGGTTAATAGCGTAACCAGTAGGTCCCCCCAGAGAAAGACCGATAGCTACAATGAAGAAACCGATTACAAGAGGATTAAGGCCCTGACTGAATTCATTCGCTCCGATCCCCAGAAGGCCGAACACTAAAACGGCAGTGCCTATAAATTCACATAAGAAGTTCTGAAAGGTACAGGGAATTGCCGGACCTGTGGAGAAAACAGCCAATTTGAGATCTGGATCTTTAGTCGGTTCCCAGTGGCATTGGTAAACCAGATAGCATAACACAGCTCCGATAAAACCACCGGTGAACTGTCCGGCAATATAAACAGGAACATTTGCCCAGGGGAATGCTCCGATAGAAGCCAGACCGATTGTCACAGCAGGGTTGATATGCGCGCCAGAATGTTTACCGGCAACGTATACTGCAAATGCTACAGCAAATCCCCACCCCATAGTGATACAAATCCAGCCGCCGTTCTGCCCTTTAGATTTTTCCAAAAGAACGTTAGCAACAACCCCGCAACCGAAAAGAGTCAAAATCATGGTTCCGATCAATTCACTTAAAAAGAAATTCATAAGACACTCCCACATCCTTATAACAAGTTAAGCCGAAAGCGTTTTCTTTCGAAAACGAAAGCCTCTACATGCGTCAGTAACTAAGTACGTCAAGTCACCCTTTTTATTTTGGTATCTTGTGAAAAGAGAAAAATAAACAACAAAATATTCAAAGTTGAAAAAGACCTGACAGATATCTCTTTCTATTTAGTAAGCATATGCTCACCTGAAATGCCAAAAAATGAATACTTGTCATAAAACCTTTTACACAAAATACAAAAATGCCGCCGATCAATTAAGATCGGCGGCACAAATAAACAGCAAAGACACAACTACTCTTCCCCAGCAGGAAAGAATGTTGCAATTAAAGTCGTTATGAAAGCGAGGGGCAAGGTTCATAATATACCAAGACCTTTTTTTCCACAGCAAGTAATGTTTAAAATTTAACTACTTTACAACATATATATCAGACAAAAGAGTAAACTGTTCGATCTGTTCTTTAACCCATTTGTCATCTTTACCAAGTTCCTTAGCAAGAATCTCAGCAGCTTTCGGAGCAACTTCTACTGCAACTTTTGCATCCAGAATCAAAGCTCTTGTTCTACGGGAAAGAACATCATACACGGTCTGAGCCCATTCATGACGAGCTGCCCAGACAACTTCAAGCCATGAGTAAGGAAGCTTTTCATGCATTGGACAGTCAAGTTCAGGAAACTCTGAAGCAAGAGCTTTAATTTCCGCAGCTTCACTTCCGTAAACATGCATGTGGTCATTATGATCAAAATCTTCAGTATAACCATGCAGTTTCAAATGCTTGGTAGGAGAGGGACGGAATGTATGGCCGCCCATTTTGATTGCATGGTCGATACAATCTTCACCCATATGTCTATAGGTAGTCCACTTACCGCCAGCAATAGTCAGCAGCTTATTGGGGGAAACGGTCAAGTAATGATCTCTGGATAATGCAGAGGTTTTGTTCCCTTTGCTGCTTGCAGCAATCAAGGGCCTTATTCCTACAAAAACGCTGCGAACATCAGAACGTTTAAGAGGTTTGCTTAAATACCTTGCAGAATGTTCAACTAAAAAGTCAATTTCTTCTTCCAGAGGCTTCGGCTCCATACACACAGAGGAGATAGGAGTGTCAGTTGTTCCTACAACAACCTTTCCATGCCACGGAACGAAAAAGATTACACGTCCATCATCAGTCTTAGGAACCATAATACCGGTCTCACCACCGAGAAATTCACGATCTATAACTATATGAATCCCCTGACTGGGAGCTATAAGCTTTTTATGGTCGGCATTATCCATGTTCATGACATCATCAGTGAAGATGCCGGTAGCGTTTATAACCGCTTTTGCTTTCAACTCATAAGACTTACCGCTGATTTTATCTTCAGCCTGAACTCCGCAGACATAACCGGAAGAATCTTTAACCAGACCGGTCACACGGGTGTAGTTCAAAGGACAGCCGCCCATATCAGCCATAGTGCGGGCAAGAGTGAGGGCCAGACGGGCATCATCAAACTGACCGTCGTGATAGGTCACGCCGCCTTTAAGTTTATGAGTCAAAACACCGGGGATTTCTTTTTGAACCTTGCGGGCTGAAAGAATCCTAGATGCCCCGAAGCTGTACTTCTGAGCAAGCAGATCGTAGGTTTTAAGCCCTATTCCATAGTAAGGCAGCCCCCACCATTTATAATCCGGAACCACAAATTTCTGATTATAGCACATATGCGGAGCATTCTTACGGAGAATTCCGCGCTCACGCAAAGCTCCCATAACCAGAGAAATGTTTCCCTGCGCAAGATACCGGACTCCGCCGTGCACCATTTTCGTACTGCGGCTGGAAGTAGCTTCGGCAAAATCACCTTGCTCAAGTAAAAGTACTGAATACCCTCTAGCAGCAGCGTCCAGCCCGGAACCCAGGCCCGTTGCTCCGCCCCCGATAATGATAAAGTCCCATACTCTGGAACTGTCATCCATCTGTTGGATAAAATCTGATCGTTTCATACAACACTCACCTTTTGGTCCGGCAATCCAAACTGTATTAAAGTTATAATCCTCTACCTGATAGTAGAATCAAATAGACATCCTCTGAATTGAACACCTGAAATTCGCCAAACAAAACATTCTTTGCAGTGAAATTGAACTAATCCTGTTTCATTTGTGATCAAAAGGTAACATTCCGAAAACAATTTTACAAGAAAATGTTTCATTTCGTTCAGCCCGCAAAAAAAAGAGATAAAACGAACTCTTAAAGCACTAATTAACATTTTTTTGAAAACAAAACAGATTTTTTTTTGGAGAAAAGGCAGTATACTTTCACAAAAAACTCTCTCAGAACAACAATACAATAAATCAACCTGACATTTTCAAGATTTAACGACCATTAGACAAACAGATAATCATTATTCATTTACCTTGCCTGCATCAAAATATATTGTTAAAAGCTGAAATGATTTAATATTATTTACACAGCAACAATCTTAAAACTGAAATATTCTACGAATTACAATGCCTTGTTCGTTTTTGATTAGGCAAGGAGAAGGTGATTTTGACTGATACTCTTAAATCCACAAAGCGGAAGAAGCAGAAACCCAATTTAACGTCCTTATCCAAAAGGCAGCGTGAAATTCTAGACGTTGTCAGTGAAGAAGGTTTTGCCCCTATAGAATCTCTGGCTCAGCAGTTCGAAGTTACCCCCCAGACAATCAGGCGAGACATAAACAAGCTTTGCGAACACCAGCTTCTACAACGTTTTCACGGGGGTGCTGGAAGATTTTCAAGTGTTGAAAATGTTGATTACAATGATCGCAAGAATATCCTTTATAAAGAAAAGAGGCTCATTGCTGAAATGGTTGGGAAACACATTCCAGACCGTGCGTCTCTATTTATAAACCTCGGCACAACAACTGAAGAAGTAGCTAAAACACTCACTGGCCATAAAGGACTCAGAGTAATTACCAACAACCTTAATGTGGCTCTGATAATGAGTAACAACGACTGTGAAGTAATTGTTGCCGGCGGTATGGTCAGACAGCGTGATAAAGGTATCACAGGTGAAGCAACCGTCGAATTTATCAAACAGTTTAAAGTAGACTTCGGAATAATCGGAGTGTCAGGAATAGATGCGGACGGCACGCTGCTGGACTATGACTATCATGAGGTTCGAGTTGCCCGCGAAATCATTAATAATGCCAGAAATGTCTTCCTCGTCACCGACCATACTAAATTTAAAAGCAATGCAATGGTGCGCATAGCTGATTTATCTGAAATCGATGCAATCTTCACAGACAAAAAACCTCCTTTAGTTTTCAGAGAGTTGATGCAGAGTAAAGAAGTTGATCTGTTTGTTACCGAACCAGAATAAAAAGTATATATTCTGGGTGGTAATGGGCAGTATTCGGTAGCCTTCTAACTTCTGTATCATTTAGTTATCCAGCCAAAAACCAGCAATGAAGCGTGCCGGGTTTATTTTATTTTGATGCAGCCGTTAAAGCCTTGCAGGCAGGACTGCATTCAAAAATAACTTGACCCAATTTAATTTCGGTGCTTAATGCTTCTCGCGTCCGTCCATATCCGGTTGTTTTGAGTCCATAGTGGCTCAAGTTTTTATTACAAGGGCAGTGTACTTGTTTCGTACTCCGTCCTTCTGTGACGATTTTCCTGAGACCTAATTAGAAGATTGGGACCAGTTATGCAGGCAATTCGCCTTGCTGTTTCAGGAGAAAGTACGATCTGCCCCTTGATGAGTTTTACCCCTCCTTAAGTAGATCGAGATAACCGGACGGTCCCTCCAAAAATACCGGACAGTAATTACGGTACTAAAGTCCTCCCCGAATTTCACGGGGTGGTCTTTTGCTTGTTATCACCCCGCAATTTTCCGCCGAACCGGAGCCGATCATAATGAGATGATCGTTGCTTTGCTGTTGCCTTATTTTATAACGCTAACAGCATACGGCCTGTTGACCATCTATATATCCGGATTAGCTGAAAAAACGGGAATTAAACACGTTACCCTGCTGAGCACAGGGTACGGTGCAATGTTTTTTGCCCTAATTTATACGACTTTTATAATCATCACCTTTTATACTGTAGAGAAATATATTATGGAAAAATTTAGAAATTTAGGTCTTTCAGACGCGATTATTGATGCACTTGCTAAAAAAGGCTTTACCGCTCCTACCCCTATTCAGGAACAGACCATCCCGATGCTGCTTTCCGGCGAGAAGGACATTGTCGGTCAGGCTATGACCGGTACCGGTAAAACCGCTGCTTTCGGCCTGCCTATCCTTGAAAATGTAAAGGACGGCGCAGGTCATGTTCAGGCTATCATCCTGACTCCTACTCGTGAACTTGCCATTCAGGTTGCTGACGAAATCAGTTCTTTCCGCGGCACACGCCGCACGCGCATCACCACCGTCTACGGCGGACAGGCAATGCTGCCGCAGCTTAAGGCTCTCAAACGCGGCACTGACATCGTTGTTGGAACTCCGGGCCGTGTGCTGGACCATATCCGCCGCAAGACTCTCAAACTTGGTGACATCTCTTTCTTCGTCCTCGATGAAGCTGATGAAATGTGTAACATGGGTTTTCTTGACGATGTTTCCGATATCATGGAAAACGCCGGCGATAATCACCGCACTCTGCTCTTCTCCGCTACCATGCCTCCTGAAGTCATGCGCATTGCCCGCAAATTCATGGGTGACTACGATGTTGTTTCCGTTAAACGCGAAAAAAACGAAGTTCCTCTCACCGAACAGATTTTTCATGAAGTAAACGAGCGTGACCGCTTTGAAGCTCTCTGCCGTGTTGTTGATGCACAGAGAGAATTCTACGGCCTTATCTTCTGCCGTACCCGCGCTGATGCTGACCGTGTTGCCGGACTGCTTACTGAGCGCAAGTACCCTGCTGAACCGATTCACGGTGATCTTTCACAGTCCCGCCGTGAAGAAATTCTGAAAAAATTCAGAAACCGCAAATGTAAAATCCTCGTGGCGACTGACGTTGCAGCACGCGGAATCGATGTACCGGACCTCAGTCACGTTATCAACTTTGCACTTCCTCAAGACCCGCAGAGCTACGTTCACCGCGTAGGCCGTACCGGTCGTGCAGGTAAAAGCGGTATCGCTGTTACCATAATCAACCCCCGCGAATTCGGTAAGCTCAGATATATCTCTAAAGTGACCGGCGTCAGGGTAGAGAAAAAGCCCCTGCCGACCATTGATGAAGTTATCGAAATGAAAAAAGGTCACATGGGTGCTGAACTTGACGAAATCGTCACCGGCGGCAAGCACATGTCCTACCTTTCACTTGCTAACGAACTGCTTGAAGACAACGACCCTATCGAAGTTGTAGCAGCACTGCTCAAGCATTCTCAGGGCAGCCTGCTTGATAAAAGCAGCTACCGTGTGATCGAAGAAGGCCGTGATAACTCCCGCTCCAGAGTACGCTTCACCGCATACGTCGGACGCGCACACGGCATGACCCCCCGCAAGCTGGTCGACATGATCTGCCGCAAGTCACGCATCAACCCTGTTCGCATTCAGCATGTTAAAATTCAGGGCCGCCAGTCTACTTTCACCGTACCCGCCGGAGACTCCGACAACG harbors:
- a CDS encoding citrate synthase encodes the protein MSDKKTAILKYDGKEYELPVITGSEGETGIDITKLRAQSGLITYDPGYGNTGSCTSNITFVDGENGILRYRGYPIEDLAAHGKFIETAWLLIFGELPLKEDLARFSALLTAEELIHEDLIHHFNGFPSHKNQPMAILSAVINALGSYHPELYDINNKSEFFLAVGKIISKVRTIAAFSYRKSIGRPFVYPDPELSYCHNFLHMMFSIPFKQYDPPIEAVKALSLIFQLHADHEQNCSTSTVRMVGSTQANIFASVSSGICALWGRLHGGANAAVIDMLENIKNGDYTIDEYIAKVKKKECRLMGFGHRIYKSFDPRARILKKATHDLLQHGFNDELLDIAMQLEEKALSDDYFTERKLYPNVDFYSGIILRALGIPVAMFPVMFAIGRMPGWIAHWYEDFSNPNTRINRPRQIYTGETPRNYVPIDFRK
- the glpK gene encoding glycerol kinase GlpK, yielding MSKKYVLSIDQGTTSSRAIVFNKKGDIVNVTQKEFTQIFPHSGWVEHDAMEIWSSVQSVVAEALAHPDISGSEIATIGITNQRETTVVWDKNTGKPVYNAIVWQSRQTMDICNELKEKGLDPIFREKTGLLIDAYFSGTKVKWILDNVDGAREKAEKGDLLFGTIDTWLLWKLTGGKVHVTDYTNASRTLMYNIHDLKWDEELLDALNVPACMLPEVRPSSEVYGTTLKEKFQGLEVPISGMAGDQQAALFGQACFSKGMAKNTYGTGCFMLMNTGEKAVPSKNGLLTTIAWGVDGKVEYALEGSIFVAGSAIQWLRDGMRMFREAKDSELYATRVPSSEGVYLVPAFVGLGAPYWDSEVRGAVFGLTRATTKEHFIRATLESLCYQTKDVLSAMEADSGIKLEKLRVDGGAVANDLILQIQADMLGTPVERPMCIETTALGAAYLAGLAVGFWTDKNDIIKNFGVDREFAPKMGAEESGKLYAGWQKAVKATMAYK
- a CDS encoding MIP/aquaporin family protein, with the translated sequence MNFFLSELIGTMILTLFGCGVVANVLLEKSKGQNGGWICITMGWGFAVAFAVYVAGKHSGAHINPAVTIGLASIGAFPWANVPVYIAGQFTGGFIGAVLCYLVYQCHWEPTKDPDLKLAVFSTGPAIPCTFQNFLCEFIGTAVLVFGLLGIGANEFSQGLNPLVIGFFIVAIGLSLGGPTGYAINPARDLAPRIAHMLLPIPGKGDSGWGYAWVPVLGPICGGVAGAMLYKVLVG
- a CDS encoding glycerol-3-phosphate dehydrogenase/oxidase — its product is MKRSDFIQQMDDSSRVWDFIIIGGGATGLGSGLDAAARGYSVLLLEQGDFAEATSSRSTKMVHGGVRYLAQGNISLVMGALRERGILRKNAPHMCYNQKFVVPDYKWWGLPYYGIGLKTYDLLAQKYSFGASRILSARKVQKEIPGVLTHKLKGGVTYHDGQFDDARLALTLARTMADMGGCPLNYTRVTGLVKDSSGYVCGVQAEDKISGKSYELKAKAVINATGIFTDDVMNMDNADHKKLIAPSQGIHIVIDREFLGGETGIMVPKTDDGRVIFFVPWHGKVVVGTTDTPISSVCMEPKPLEEEIDFLVEHSARYLSKPLKRSDVRSVFVGIRPLIAASSKGNKTSALSRDHYLTVSPNKLLTIAGGKWTTYRHMGEDCIDHAIKMGGHTFRPSPTKHLKLHGYTEDFDHNDHMHVYGSEAAEIKALASEFPELDCPMHEKLPYSWLEVVWAARHEWAQTVYDVLSRRTRALILDAKVAVEVAPKAAEILAKELGKDDKWVKEQIEQFTLLSDIYVVK
- a CDS encoding DeoR/GlpR family DNA-binding transcription regulator, translated to MTDTLKSTKRKKQKPNLTSLSKRQREILDVVSEEGFAPIESLAQQFEVTPQTIRRDINKLCEHQLLQRFHGGAGRFSSVENVDYNDRKNILYKEKRLIAEMVGKHIPDRASLFINLGTTTEEVAKTLTGHKGLRVITNNLNVALIMSNNDCEVIVAGGMVRQRDKGITGEATVEFIKQFKVDFGIIGVSGIDADGTLLDYDYHEVRVAREIINNARNVFLVTDHTKFKSNAMVRIADLSEIDAIFTDKKPPLVFRELMQSKEVDLFVTEPE
- a CDS encoding DEAD/DEAH box helicase, which produces MEKFRNLGLSDAIIDALAKKGFTAPTPIQEQTIPMLLSGEKDIVGQAMTGTGKTAAFGLPILENVKDGAGHVQAIILTPTRELAIQVADEISSFRGTRRTRITTVYGGQAMLPQLKALKRGTDIVVGTPGRVLDHIRRKTLKLGDISFFVLDEADEMCNMGFLDDVSDIMENAGDNHRTLLFSATMPPEVMRIARKFMGDYDVVSVKREKNEVPLTEQIFHEVNERDRFEALCRVVDAQREFYGLIFCRTRADADRVAGLLTERKYPAEPIHGDLSQSRREEILKKFRNRKCKILVATDVAARGIDVPDLSHVINFALPQDPQSYVHRVGRTGRAGKSGIAVTIINPREFGKLRYISKVTGVRVEKKPLPTIDEVIEMKKGHMGAELDEIVTGGKHMSYLSLANELLEDNDPIEVVAALLKHSQGSLLDKSSYRVIEEGRDNSRSRVRFTAYVGRAHGMTPRKLVDMICRKSRINPVRIQHVKIQGRQSTFTVPAGDSDNVMRAVNRSNKNERPLLRRG